The proteins below come from a single Acanthopagrus latus isolate v.2019 chromosome 4, fAcaLat1.1, whole genome shotgun sequence genomic window:
- the muc15 gene encoding mucin-15 isoform X1, producing the protein MKLNLRIAAGLLLLVQTFHTASLQNSTDSPGRTILREWLRDLPKNKAESHDTAVPGVDTEYDQGADVTAAEAGNDYSSGITSGSMAEFKEEGDNVPSQDDDANDGADDLTAVNTTVPPTNPNVTTQDPELPDATVSPSNATTDLTNSSSINATEAEEEFNTTTIATTTTKTLRHSTGSPHHSHHTHIRKTTSAPGGNATRGSTTRDEETWTANATDSTNTTAVTTTVAPEMNGTSASSSTTTALSSSTPATPEMHSTSTASSPTTVFSSETTDTSTTTQTVAERANRTDDGSASGGNPERGLESDPHRSKRNGAWGAVLGTAVAVAFVGLVAYVILKRKHQKGFTHRKLVEEYPSDPVLRLDNGEPLDLNLGGSAYYNPTLQGDSIQMSNLPGRR; encoded by the exons atgaaactgaatctAAGGATCGCAGCGGGCCTCCTTCTGCTCGTCCAAACCTTCCACACGGCATCGCTCCAAAATTCAACCGACTCTCCGGGACGGACAATTCTGAGAGAATGGCTCCGTGATCTACCcaaaaataaagctgaaagTCACGACACGGCGGTCCCTGGAGTGGACACGGAGTATGATCAGGGCGCTGATGTAACTGCTGCGGAGGCGGGTAATGATTACAGCAGTGGGATAACATCTGGCTCCATGGCAGAAtttaaagaagaaggagacaaTGTGCCCAGCCAGGATGATGATGCTAATGATGGAGCTGATGATCTGACTGCTGTCAACACCACCGTGCCTCCCACGAACCCAAATGTTACAACCCAGGACCCCGAACTCCCAGACGCCACTGTTTCTCCATCCAATGCAACTACAGATCTTACAAACTCGAGCTCGATCAACGCGACAGAAGCCGAGGAGGAGTTTAATACCACCACCatcgccaccaccaccaccaagaCTCTTCGACACTCCACCGGCTCTCCACATCACTCCCACCACACACATATTCGGAAGACGACCTCAGCTCCGGGGGGCAACGCTACGCGGGGATCCACGACGAGAGACGAAGAGACATGGACGGCCAATGCAACGGATTCAACAAACACGACGGCTGTGACAACCACAGTGGCGCCAGAGATGAACGGCACGTCAGCCTCGTCCTCGACTACGACAGCCTTGTCATCGTCGACCCCGGCGACGCCAGAGATGCACAGCACGTCAACCGCGTCTTCGCCCACGACAGTCTTCTCATCGGAGACCACAGATACGAGCACCACGACTCAGACCGTTGCCGAGAGGGCCAACAGGACAGACGATGGTTCGGCCTCAGGGGGAAATCCAGAGAGAG GCCTGGAATCGGATCCCCACAGGAGTAAAAGGAACGGAGCGTGGGGGGCGGTGCTGGGGACGGCGGTGGCGGTGGCCTTCGTGGGACTGGTGGCCTACGTCATCCTGAAGCGGAAACACCAGAAGGGATTCACTCACAGGAAACTGGTCGAGGAGTACCCTTCAGATCCAG TTCTCAGGTTGGACAACGGTGAACCTTTGGACTTGAACCTGGGTGGGTCGGCCTATTACAACCCAACTCTCCAGGGGGACAGCATCCAGATGAGCAACCTTCCCGGACGCCGCTAA
- the muc15 gene encoding mucin-15 isoform X2: MKLNLRIAAGLLLLVQTFHTASLQNSTDSPGRTILREWLRDLPKNKAESHDTAVPGVDTEYDQGADVTAAEAGNDYSSGITSGSMAEFKEEGDNVPSQDDDANDGADDLTAVNTTVPPTNPNVTTQDPELPDATVSPSNATTDLTNSSSINATEAEEEFNTTTIATTTTKTLRHSTGSPHHSHHTHIRKTTSAPGGNATRGSTTRDEETWTANATDSTNTTAVTTTVAPEMNGTSASSSTTTALSSSTPATPEMHSTSTASSPTTVFSSETTDTSTTTQTVAERANRTDDGSASGGNPERVLRLDNGEPLDLNLGGSAYYNPTLQGDSIQMSNLPGRR, translated from the exons atgaaactgaatctAAGGATCGCAGCGGGCCTCCTTCTGCTCGTCCAAACCTTCCACACGGCATCGCTCCAAAATTCAACCGACTCTCCGGGACGGACAATTCTGAGAGAATGGCTCCGTGATCTACCcaaaaataaagctgaaagTCACGACACGGCGGTCCCTGGAGTGGACACGGAGTATGATCAGGGCGCTGATGTAACTGCTGCGGAGGCGGGTAATGATTACAGCAGTGGGATAACATCTGGCTCCATGGCAGAAtttaaagaagaaggagacaaTGTGCCCAGCCAGGATGATGATGCTAATGATGGAGCTGATGATCTGACTGCTGTCAACACCACCGTGCCTCCCACGAACCCAAATGTTACAACCCAGGACCCCGAACTCCCAGACGCCACTGTTTCTCCATCCAATGCAACTACAGATCTTACAAACTCGAGCTCGATCAACGCGACAGAAGCCGAGGAGGAGTTTAATACCACCACCatcgccaccaccaccaccaagaCTCTTCGACACTCCACCGGCTCTCCACATCACTCCCACCACACACATATTCGGAAGACGACCTCAGCTCCGGGGGGCAACGCTACGCGGGGATCCACGACGAGAGACGAAGAGACATGGACGGCCAATGCAACGGATTCAACAAACACGACGGCTGTGACAACCACAGTGGCGCCAGAGATGAACGGCACGTCAGCCTCGTCCTCGACTACGACAGCCTTGTCATCGTCGACCCCGGCGACGCCAGAGATGCACAGCACGTCAACCGCGTCTTCGCCCACGACAGTCTTCTCATCGGAGACCACAGATACGAGCACCACGACTCAGACCGTTGCCGAGAGGGCCAACAGGACAGACGATGGTTCGGCCTCAGGGGGAAATCCAGAGAGAG TTCTCAGGTTGGACAACGGTGAACCTTTGGACTTGAACCTGGGTGGGTCGGCCTATTACAACCCAACTCTCCAGGGGGACAGCATCCAGATGAGCAACCTTCCCGGACGCCGCTAA